One Deltaproteobacteria bacterium DNA window includes the following coding sequences:
- a CDS encoding ribbon-helix-helix protein, CopG family has product MAQSHTQVLGVRLPRTFIKAVQQAADDRGIGVSELVRSALLAYLQFDPQTRRFATMVYEVAKTRHVLLRLLDTQLTKPQVDALLRMAEDDATHYVRERLEKSKETA; this is encoded by the coding sequence ATGGCTCAATCTCACACCCAAGTGCTCGGCGTGCGCTTACCACGGACGTTCATCAAGGCGGTCCAACAGGCCGCAGATGACCGGGGCATCGGGGTCTCGGAACTGGTCCGTAGCGCGTTACTTGCCTACCTCCAATTTGACCCGCAGACGCGCCGGTTTGCCACGATGGTGTACGAAGTCGCCAAGACTCGCCACGTCCTCTTACGGCTGCTCGACACACAGCTCACCAAGCCGCAAGTCGATGCCTTGTTACGGATGGCCGAAGACGACGCCACCCACTACGTGCGGGAGCGTCTGGAGAAGAGCAAAGAGACGGCCTAG